TTCTATAAAAATACTTACTAAATGGGACGGCGTGATCCTTGGCAGTTTTGTGTGTCTTGGCGATGTCAGATTCTTTCTCCGCAAAAATGACCTCCCCGTCAATATAGGCGATACTGGTTTCCTTGGGAATAAATTCTTTTGCAAAAACACCCGAACCAAGTAAATCATCTACCTTTTTTATTTCCACCGCCTTACTATCCTGAAATGGGGATGATTGTGGTAGCTCATGCCAAGTAAATTCACTACATTCAAACTTTTTTGAAACGAAATCAATTATTTTGTTGGTATCAAAATCAGAACAAGTATAGATGTCTACCGTAAAGAAATTTGTATCATTCCAGACATAGGTACTTACTTCATTTTCGTTCCAAACGATGAATCCATCATAGGAAGAATTCTCTTCTACTTTCTTGTTGAAAGCATAATCAAAAACAAAAGGACCTCGTAGTCCTTTGATGATATTATCAGGGTCTTTAATCTGCTCGGTGAAATCTAAAAGAAAATTATAAAGAAAATCTAAGCTCGTAATTTTGGCTCCATACTTTCCTTCGATGATGAGCCTCTTTCTAAAAATTTCTGGAGCTATATTGTGATACATAGAGGTAAAATGATTTGCTGGGGAGGAAGGGATCGAACCTTCGCATGGTGGGACCAGAACCCACTGCCTTACCGCTTGGCTACTCCCCAATGTTAGGTGCTTAGTTGTTCTCTTGAAACTGTCTCTGTATCGCTCGTCGTCCACTTCGCGACTTCAAGAATAGTTCTCTTTTTCTGGCTTCAATGAGATTATCATACTCTTCGCTATACGCAAGGATGAAGGGACGGCGATTTTTTGTAGAAATGTTTTTGCCAGCATTATGCTCGTCTAATCGGCGCTTTAGGTCGGTTGTGGATCCAACGTATGTACGATGATCTTTCTGACTGAGCAATATTATAGACATGTCCTTTCATAGGGCCCCTGCCTTATCCGTCTTCATTGCATTCAGCCGAGATAAACCGCTTGGCTTGCCTCGGCTCACCCTAGGGTGAGACGGGCTACTCCCCAATAGCTTCGAATCAAGAATAAGGAATCAAAAATCATGAGCTCGGCATCATGATTCTACAGCCATGAGACCCCCTTTCCTCATTCGAACTTCTGTTCAAAAAGACTCCCCTATCCTAGCGGAAAATGATATCCGAATCAAGTCGGCAGACCGCAAAAACGATAGGCTCTACGTCTTCAGGTAACGGTGAATCGCGATGAAGCTCGAAATGACCCCGAGGAAAACACCGAGGCAGATGGTTGCGACCGAGAGGGTTGGGAGATAAGCGAGGAAGACCTGGAAAATATTGCCTTGAGGAAAGGCACCCTGGGTGAAACCGGCCAAGCCATACGAGGCCGAAGCCACGAGGGCTACCGACACGACTCCCGCGAACAGTCCATAGAGGATACCCTCAAAGATGTACGGCATCCGCACATACAGGTTGGAGGCACCGACGAGACGCATGATTTCGAACTCTTGGCGGTGAGAGTAAATCGTGATCCGGATCGTATTGAAGGTGATGAGAACCGCGATCAGTCCGAAGGCGCTCCCAAGCGCGATCCCAAACTTGCGAGCAGCTTGTCCGATAGCGTTCAAGCGCTCGAAAATCCTCCGGTTCTTTTCGAAATTAATCCGGTTAATATCCGCCTGATACGGAGAGGTTTCGAGAAAGGTCGCGATTTTCTCATAATCAGCTTGGTTTTTGGCTCGGATGACGAGTGATGCGAGCAGCGGGTTCTCCCCGATTTCGTCGATCGCTTGGCGGATAACGGGGTCAGCGCCATTGTTGGCGAGGAAGTCTTCGAGCGCCCGTTCGCGAGAGACATACTCAATCGAGGCAATCTCACGCGCCCGTTCCAGATACTGCTTCATTTCGACCATGCGTTCTTCGGTGACATCCGGATTGAACGAGACAGTGATACTGATCCGATTCTCAAGATTGTTCACGATGAGCCGCGTACCGATCGTGATCAGACCAGCAAAACTAATGATGAAGAGTGAAAGCGAGAGAATCGTAATCGTCGCAAAAGACAGCCAACCATTGCGCCGGAAATTCGTCAGTCCCTCTCGAAAGGTGCGCCAGAGTTTCAGTGTCCGTTGCATAATTAGAGTTTGATATTGTATTTCCCGCGCGCTTCATCGTGCCGGAGTCGCCCCTCGACGAGCGAGATGACGCGCTTGTTGAGTTGGTCGACGACTTCGTTCTTGTGAGTCGCGATGATGACGGTGGTACCGTACGAGTTGATCTCGAGCAAGAGATCAGTCACCTCACGGGTCGACACGGGATCCAGATTGCCGGTTGGTTCATCGGCACAGATAATCTGTGGGTGATGAATAAGGGCCCGAGCGATCGCGACACGCTGCTGCTCCCCACCCGAAAGCTCACGTGGAAATTTGTGGCCCTTGTTCCCAAGGCCGACGATTTCGAGTAGCTCACTTACCTCCTCACGGATTTCTTTGGCGCTTCGGCCATCGACTTCGAGCGCATAGGCGATGTTCTCAAAGGCTGTTTTTTGCGGCAAAAGTTTGTAGTCCTGGAAAACGGTGCCGATATTGCGTCGGAAATACGGCAGATGCTTACGATTGATGTCTTTGATCGGTCGCCCTTTGAAGTACACGGTGCCATCGGTCGGTTCCGCTTCAGCATAGATGAGCTTCAGGAGGGTAGATTTCCCAGCGCCGCTCGAACCCACGAGTGAGATGAACTCGCCCGGAAACACCGTGAATGACACTCCGTACAGCGCATTGACGCCACCAGGGTAATCCTTGGTCACATTCTCAAAAACAACTATCGGCTGTCCTTCAGTCTTGGGCATGGAGTTATTTTTTCTGTCTTTGCTCATATTGTAGCTCACTTTCGATGAAACTGTCCAAGTCACCATCGAGTACGGCCTGGGTATTGCTCGTCTCAGTGTCGGTCCGATGATCCTTCACCAGCGTATACGGATGGAGGACATAAGATCGGATTTGGTTACCAAAGCCGGCAGACTTGAATTCACCCCGAATCGCTGCCTTACGCTCCTCCTCATCATTTAGACGTTTCTGGAGTAGTTTCGATTTGAGGAGCTTCATTGCCTGATCGCGATTCTGCAGTTGAGAGCGCTCGCTCTGGCACGCGACGACGATGCCACTCGGCAGATGGGTCAGTCGAACGGCGGATTCGGTCTTGTTCACGTGCTGCCCACCGGCTCCGGATGCACGCAATGTGTCGACGCGCAGTTCTTCGGGTTTGATCTCGATAGAGCGGTCGGTATCGGGTAGGACAGGCATGACTTCGACCGAGGCGAACGACGTCTGGCGGAGATTATTGGCATTGAAGGGTGAGAGGCGAACGAGCCGGTGCACCCCCATCTCACCGCGCAGATACCCGTAGGCATAGCGTCCCCGGATCTCGACGGTGACGCTTTTCAGACCGGTTTCATTGCCACGGTTTTCATCGAGCACCGTCGAACGGAAACTGTGGCGCTCAGCATAGCGCAAATACATGCGGAGCAGCATCTCCGTCCAGTCCTGAGCTTCGGTCCCGCCAGCTCCGCTTCGGAGCGTCAGGATTGCGTCAGCGTGATCATAAACGCCACCGAGCAAGAGTTGGAACTCCCATTCACGGAGCTGTTCCCCGATCGCCTGGACGTCTTGTTCCAATGACTGAATGTCTTTCTCCTCAAGATCAGCCATGCCCGATAACTCAGCAGCATCTTGAAGTGAGCGAGAGAGAACTTCGAAACGGGCAATTTCCTGCTTCAAACCATCTAGTGTCTGCATCGTCGCGGCGGCCGCTTCGGGTGTATCCCAAAACCCCGGCTGTTCACTGACCGTTTGGAGTCGGGCGATTTCAGTCCGCTTTCCGTCCCAGTCAAAGATAGTCCCGCAGGCGGGCGTACTGGGTTTCAAGCAAGGCAATTTGTCGTTTCAGTTCATCCATAAAGTACACGCTTACATCAATTTCACTTTTATTTTACCATGTCAGCTTGATTCTTCTCAGATATTTGCTAGGATAAGAGGCGTTATTGCCAGCTTAGCGTTAGGCAGGTACCTGCCCGACACGTTTGACGAGCAAACGAGTCATGCGGACGGGGAGCGGCGCACTCGCTTGCCCCGTCACACTGATGTTGACAATAATGTTTAGAATTCTCTTGCCGATGTAGCTCAGTTGGTAGAGCGACGCACTCGTAACGCGTAGGTCACCAGTTCAATCCTGGTCATCGGCTCCGATAAAAGTGTAACAGGGTAATCGCAGGTCTCCAGCTCCCTTCCTGCCTTGGGAGGGAATCCTCAGACGGTGGCTCAGTTGGTGGATTTAGCCGTCCGAAGCTTCTCTGAAGGTGTACAGATTCTCGAGAGCATGCGTCTGTTCATCATTCGGCGAGAGTCGATTCAATGAGGGCTTTCAGTTCGGCATAGGGTGCCGCTCCAGAGATATATTCCCGATTGACGAAGGTGGCGGGGGCAGATTCGAGATGGAAATCAGCGGCGAGCTTGGAATCGGCGGTAACTTTCGCAACTGAAGTTTTCTCATCAAGGCAGCGGGTGAAAGCTTGGCCATCCATACCACGCACTCGCCACGCATACTCCTTGAAACGTCGTTCGCCGCCAATCTTCCCCCATTCGTTCTGGCGCGCAAAGAGGACGTCGGCGTAGGGCATGAATTGATTTTGGGCCGCGGCGCATTGGGCTGCCTCGGCTGCTTTGGTCGCCTGCGGATGAATAGCGAGCGGCAGATGCTTCCAGACAAGTCTGAGCCGGTCTCCGTATTCGGCGAGGAGTTTCTTGTAGGTCGCGTGATATTCCCGGCAGTACTGACATTGAAAATCAGAAAAAACAAGGAGCGTCACCGGAGCGTCCGAGTCCCCGATGACGATATCCCCGGCCCCCGTTTCCGGTGCCGTCAGGTAGCGCCCGATAGGCATGCCGATCATGTTCATATCAAAGACGTGTGTCCCGTTGACTTCGTGGAAGAGCGGTTCGGCTTGAGTATAAAACTCCGTTTCCTTGACCGTATCATCAAATATGAATGCCGGCACGGTCACGAGATGGAGTGACTCCACGAGTTGCTTCCCTCTCTCAGTCGAGATATCGACACGCTCAGCCTCGACAGTCGGTACGATGCGTCGGAGCCAGAGTAGGGCTTCACTCGGATCACACGTGGCACACTGCTCATCATTGACGATCCGCAGTGACACCTTGGGTTCGGTATAGCCGACCCAGGTCTTGCCACCCGTGACGAGGATATCGTGCGATCGGATGGCTGGTCCCGAAAAGCCCGCACCCGTGATGAGCTGGCCGAGATCGACGAAGAGGCTTCCGACGAAGAGACCCGCGAGCAGAACAAGTCCTGCCAACAGATTTTTTGGGTCCCCTGTCCAACGTCTCCAGCCCTGTTTCACACCTCCCCAATTCATGAAGTTCATAAAGAGAATGTAGCTTACGGTGATTTAGAGTGAAGGAAGCCCCGTTTCGTCCGTGCAGGCCGGATACTCAGCCCGGGTTTTGACCGTGAGGTTTGCTCCAGCGGCGAGCGCCCGTTCACGCAGTGCATTCAGCGCATAGAGCCGTTCGGCTGGGACGAGCCGATAATCCTCATGGCCGATCGTGAGGCTGGATTGGGTCAACACTTTCAGACCGAAGCCCGCCGCGACGCTGACCATAAAGAGGGTCAACCAACCAAGGGTGGCGGTGATTTTCGGCAGCCCGGCGAGAGAGCCCCACAGCTTGGCAAAGATGGTTTGAAAATCATGAAAAACCTCGACCAAGGTAGGCCGCCAAAGAGAGGCGGTTTCCTGCACACGACTGAGAAATTGGGTGAGCGAGGGTCGATTCATAGCAGCCCACACTAGCACACCCCTCCTGACGGTGACAAGTATCTGATCTCAGTGGGTGCCGGTCACGACGGCTGGCACGGTGACTGCCGCGGGCGCTCGGAAGGTACGGAATTCTCCATCCGTGTCGCCTTGCCAATCGCTCACCCAGCCCTCGCAGTTTGCAGAATGGACACATTGCCCATCCCAGCCATTGTAATCACTCGTTGTATCGCGCCAGTAGTCAACACCAAACTGGAGCCTGGCGGTCTCGGTGATATTGGCCTCGATTTCCAACACATACGTCATCGTGGGATCTATCGGGAGGCGTGGCTTGGTCCAGGCATGATAGATTCGAAGCGGTACTTGGCCGAGGTCGAGCGAGAGCCGATCTTCCAGAGGTGATGCGATATTTCGTTCGTCGCGCCCCTTGGTCTCCCCGAACCACTTCGGGACACGAGGAAAGAGCCGTCCGACAAATGAATGGGGGTCGCGTGGATCAATCTCAGTCAAGATGGTTTCTCGACCAGTGCCGTCTATGGCAATGATGCGGAATACCCGAATTTCGATCCGGGGTGTGGCAGCGGTCTCATCCGCGCACGGGACGGCAGAGGCTGCATTGACCCAGCCGACCAGGGTGGTGTAGCCGTCCGGAACATGGTCCCAATGTACGGTCTCTCGCTCCCAGATGGCCCCATGGGGCGTTTCCCCGGGCCAATGGACCGTTTGTTGGCATTTGATCGATAGCGGCATGAAATACACGAGGCGAAGCGTGCTGAGAACGATGAACACGATGATAATGAGTCCAACCCCGGCCGCGGTCTGCTTGAAAATAGCGCGCATGTGGCTTATTTCAGGGATTTTGATACATTTCGATTGACAAATATAACATATTCATATAGAATGTTCAAATGGTTTTCTCGTTGTTTTAACAATTTACCAAGACAAGAAAGGTAGGGAAATAAAATGGCGATTGCCTCTCTCAAGCCGGATCTCAAGACGCATGTGGTAAGAATGGTGTCAAAAGGAGTCTGGTCAGGCACCGCTGTACTCGAACTAAAACTCCAGGCACTGAAGGAAACATTGAGGGATAACTCCCCGCCTTTGGAAGAGGAGTGGACGTACTACAATTTCATCCAGAATGGAGGAATCATCTTTCTCGTAACAGACGGTCGACTGCTCGTCGGGGCGGCAACAGTCGGACGTTGCTCCAGTCTCTGGAGTGAGAGCTTCATGGTAGAGGATTTTTGTGTCGCCCCACGGATCTCGGTCTTGACAGACCAGGTCTACGGGGCGATGCTGAAAGGCATCGTTTGTTTTGCCCGCTTGATGGCGGCGGGAGGAGAAGAGATGAAACCTATTCTGATTCATCTCAGTGCCGGAGATTCTAAACGCCGGCTTCTCAAGAGACTGTTCATGGAGTATGGGTTCCAGGAGGAATCTGATGCGCCCGGGATGTGGATCGCCCGTGTCAGCCAGAAAGGCCAGGATCAGTTGGCTGCCTAACGTCATCGGGCAGCATTGCCGAAAGCGCTTCACGGGTATCACTCCGCGGGGCGCTGTTTTCTTTTCTCGATTCTTCACCGTATCCCCATTACACCCACCTTGACGCACGCTTTGCCGCATGCGATACATGAGTCATGTCCTTTTGAAGTGAGGTAGTATCACAATGGCTCATGCACCAAAGTTGTTGTATGAATTTCCAGCTGATAGTAAAACCGTCTATCTGCAAATGAATGGGGAACGATATCAGATCCTTCGTTTTCTCCGAACGGACAAGGCTGGGGTGAAGAAGAGATTTGCTGGTGGAGAGATTTACTCGGGTGATATCGCCATCATCGAAAAGAGTGGCAAGCCAGTGGAAGTTACACTGAAAATCACGTCTATCATCACCGAGCTCCCAGTCGACCCGCCACCGCCAAAAAAGTCGCAACTCCGCCGTCGCGCCTGATAGTCGAAACTCCGACCGTCAGGCGCTCTTGTTTTCGAAAATTGCGCTGAGGAGCTCGCTGCGCCCCTCCCCGGTCTTGGCCGAGTGCCGGATGACGCGAGCTGGAGCAAACTCGGTTTCGAATGAGCGGATATTTTTGTCTACATCCGTCCGCCGTCCCTTGTCGCACTTGTTGGCGAGGATGATGACCGGACGTCCATATTCCATCAGCAGCCGGAAGATGTCGCGGTCCGAGTCCTTGGCCCCGATTTCGGCATCGACGATCAACACGGCCGCCCGGATATCGATCGACATATCGGCTGCAAACCAAGAGATATAGCCAGCCATTTTCTTGCGGAGTGGTCCAGGGACATTGGCATAGCCATACCCCGGTAAGTCCGCCAGGTACCAGCTGTCATTTATGAGGAAATAATTGATCTCGGTCGTCCGCCCAGCGCGTTTGTTGGCATGGGCCAAGTCTTTTTGTCCGGTGAGTGTGTTGATGACGCTCGACTTGCCGACATTGGAACGGCCGAAAAACGCGACCGTCGGCCGCGACGGCTCCGGCAATCCCTCGGAGCCGATGACTCCTTTGATGAATGTGGCGGAACGGATTTCCATAAGCACTTCATCCTGGCAGAATTTCTCCGGAGCTGCAAGTGGGAATGTGTGAGAATTAGGCAGAAAAAAGCCCCGGAGACTGTGAGGCCAGGGGGCAGCAGGACGTGGTGGAAACTGCAATAATTCCTACTATGCGATCGTGAGGTCATAGCCATGTTCGAGACACCATCCACGAATAGCCGTGTTGATGTCGGCTTGATGCCTCGCGTTCATTATGAACATGAATCGCCGTGCGGGAGGCGCATGGACGTTGATGTGGATGTGTCCATTTTCCGTTAATCCTTTCACGCAGATCTCTCGCTTGGTACCACATTGGCAGTCGTATTTCCGTCCATCGATACGGACATCAAGTCCTGGGAATTCAGACTTGAGCTGCGCTGCCAGGTTAACGACGAGCGATGCAGCGGTCGGAATTGGGCGTCGCTGGGTGGCAGACGCGGGCATACTGGACATGGGAATCCTCCTTTCGGTGTGATGAGTTGTCAAAGTTCAATGGCGTATCCTAGCACCATAGGTGACAATGTCAACCGCTAGGCGAGCAGGTGCTAGTGAGGATTGGCTGCAGGCAGGGTGTCGAGGAGTTTGAACGCCTGCTCTGGCAGTTTGAGCGGACTCTGATGGAAGGCACCGTGTCCACCGTTCGGGTCCTCGAGGAGCTTCAAGACATTGGCGCCCATGCCCGTCAGATAGGTCTTTGTCTCGGTCATGCCTTCGCAACCATCGCGCGTCGGATTGTCGTCCTTCGCTCCACAGGCAAGTATCCACGGCACGCCTTGGTAGAGCCGACCACCCGAGTAGGTCGATTGATCCGGGGTGAGTGGGAAATCCTTTTGGTATTTGCCCGAGGCTGAGATCACGGCATCGATGACCGGGTGGCCACTGACGACATCATACGCCTTCACAGCATACGTGTTGGCACTTCCGCGAGAGAAGCCTTCGAGCACGACGAAATCATCTGCGGCATAACCGTAGGTATCGAGAAAGGCACGGATCGCGGCGAGGACTTCATCCGGACGCAAGTAATCTGTCGTTTTCTCGCCCTCCCCGTCCCACCAACCGACGCTCGCCAGTGCATAGTCGCCGCTTATGATATGCGATTGCCAGGCGGCATAGTCTTGCTTTGCCGTAGAGCCATGACCAGGAAGAGAAAAGATGATTTTGCGCGGCTGCTTCGAGTTTTGACCCTTCGGCTGACCGACGAGAAACGAGTGCTGACCATCGCTCGCCATGACGGAAACCGGATTCGCGAGTGTCGACACGCTGTCATCGAGTGACTTGGTCATGACAGCGGCCGAGGCCGTCGTTTCATCCGTCGTCACGGCTACCGGCCGACTCCCCGCTGTGGTCGAAG
This is a stretch of genomic DNA from Candidatus Moraniibacteriota bacterium. It encodes these proteins:
- a CDS encoding SET domain-containing protein-lysine N-methyltransferase; translation: MYHNIAPEIFRKRLIIEGKYGAKITSLDFLYNFLLDFTEQIKDPDNIIKGLRGPFVFDYAFNKKVEENSSYDGFIVWNENEVSTYVWNDTNFFTVDIYTCSDFDTNKIIDFVSKKFECSEFTWHELPQSSPFQDSKAVEIKKVDDLLGSGVFAKEFIPKETSIAYIDGEVIFAEKESDIAKTHKTAKDHAVPFSKYFYRNAFNTIAVKINHSCEPNCYVKDLFSVCTMRDIEPGEQLTLSYSLFCNSDWQVPGGKCLCGSKNCFGDILPWRKLPKEYKLKYLLYTADWILFEEMKKNGFIDKLKSLLD
- a CDS encoding GIY-YIG nuclease family protein; translation: MSIILLSQKDHRTYVGSTTDLKRRLDEHNAGKNISTKNRRPFILAYSEEYDNLIEARKRELFLKSRSGRRAIQRQFQENN
- a CDS encoding ABC transporter permease, whose translation is MQRTLKLWRTFREGLTNFRRNGWLSFATITILSLSLFIISFAGLITIGTRLIVNNLENRISITVSFNPDVTEERMVEMKQYLERAREIASIEYVSRERALEDFLANNGADPVIRQAIDEIGENPLLASLVIRAKNQADYEKIATFLETSPYQADINRINFEKNRRIFERLNAIGQAARKFGIALGSAFGLIAVLITFNTIRITIYSHRQEFEIMRLVGASNLYVRMPYIFEGILYGLFAGVVSVALVASASYGLAGFTQGAFPQGNIFQVFLAYLPTLSVATICLGVFLGVISSFIAIHRYLKT
- the ftsE gene encoding cell division ATP-binding protein FtsE; the encoded protein is MVVFENVTKDYPGGVNALYGVSFTVFPGEFISLVGSSGAGKSTLLKLIYAEAEPTDGTVYFKGRPIKDINRKHLPYFRRNIGTVFQDYKLLPQKTAFENIAYALEVDGRSAKEIREEVSELLEIVGLGNKGHKFPRELSGGEQQRVAIARALIHHPQIICADEPTGNLDPVSTREVTDLLLEINSYGTTVIIATHKNEVVDQLNKRVISLVEGRLRHDEARGKYNIKL
- the prfB gene encoding peptide chain release factor 2, whose protein sequence is MPCLKPSTPACGTIFDWDGKRTEIARLQTVSEQPGFWDTPEAAAATMQTLDGLKQEIARFEVLSRSLQDAAELSGMADLEEKDIQSLEQDVQAIGEQLREWEFQLLLGGVYDHADAILTLRSGAGGTEAQDWTEMLLRMYLRYAERHSFRSTVLDENRGNETGLKSVTVEIRGRYAYGYLRGEMGVHRLVRLSPFNANNLRQTSFASVEVMPVLPDTDRSIEIKPEELRVDTLRASGAGGQHVNKTESAVRLTHLPSGIVVACQSERSQLQNRDQAMKLLKSKLLQKRLNDEEERKAAIRGEFKSAGFGNQIRSYVLHPYTLVKDHRTDTETSNTQAVLDGDLDSFIESELQYEQRQKK
- a CDS encoding thioredoxin domain-containing protein, with the protein product MNFMNWGGVKQGWRRWTGDPKNLLAGLVLLAGLFVGSLFVDLGQLITGAGFSGPAIRSHDILVTGGKTWVGYTEPKVSLRIVNDEQCATCDPSEALLWLRRIVPTVEAERVDISTERGKQLVESLHLVTVPAFIFDDTVKETEFYTQAEPLFHEVNGTHVFDMNMIGMPIGRYLTAPETGAGDIVIGDSDAPVTLLVFSDFQCQYCREYHATYKKLLAEYGDRLRLVWKHLPLAIHPQATKAAEAAQCAAAQNQFMPYADVLFARQNEWGKIGGERRFKEYAWRVRGMDGQAFTRCLDEKTSVAKVTADSKLAADFHLESAPATFVNREYISGAAPYAELKALIESTLAE
- the ysxC gene encoding ribosome biogenesis GTP-binding protein YsxC, producing MEIRSATFIKGVIGSEGLPEPSRPTVAFFGRSNVGKSSVINTLTGQKDLAHANKRAGRTTEINYFLINDSWYLADLPGYGYANVPGPLRKKMAGYISWFAADMSIDIRAAVLIVDAEIGAKDSDRDIFRLLMEYGRPVIILANKCDKGRRTDVDKNIRSFETEFAPARVIRHSAKTGEGRSELLSAIFENKSA